From the Stigmatella erecta genome, one window contains:
- a CDS encoding TraR/DksA family transcriptional regulator: MNQKDLKRYKKILEDSKVALLESAKKTLVEESSFDTDDLPDEIDQASSEYAQSMVFRLRDREKFLLQKIEKALQRIEDGSFGVCERCEEDISPKRLEARPVTTLCIRCKEEQEKKERSYG, translated from the coding sequence GTGAATCAGAAAGATCTCAAGCGGTACAAGAAGATTCTCGAGGACAGCAAGGTGGCTCTGCTCGAGAGCGCCAAGAAGACCCTCGTGGAAGAGTCCAGCTTCGACACGGATGATCTCCCGGACGAGATTGATCAGGCCTCCTCCGAGTACGCCCAATCGATGGTGTTCCGTCTGCGGGACCGGGAGAAGTTCCTGCTGCAGAAGATCGAAAAGGCGCTGCAGCGCATCGAGGACGGCTCCTTTGGCGTCTGCGAGCGGTGTGAGGAGGACATCTCGCCCAAGCGCCTGGAGGCCCGCCCGGTCACCACGCTCTGCATCCGCTGCAAGGAAGAGCAGGAGAAGAAGGAGCGCTCCTACGGCTGA
- a CDS encoding RelA/SpoT family protein, which translates to MIRLNDILQRVASYHPDPDLDIIKKAYVYSAKVHQGQLRKSGEPYLVHPLEVAGILAELKLDEASIVTGLLHDTIEDTLATAEELTELFGPEVSTLVDGVTKLSKFSASATLSQEEKQAENFRKMIIAMAQDIRVILVKLADRTHNMRTLDHMSEEKQARIAQETLDIYAPLANRLGISWIKTELEDLSFRYVKPQDYFALLEKLNRRKKEREKYIEDTSALVRTKLEERHLQGEVSGRFKHVYSIYKKIKAQGIEFDQIHDIIAFRLLMPTVPSCYEALGLVHQLWKPVPGRFKDFIAIPKPNMYQSLHTTVIGPLSERVEVQIRTPDMNKVAEEGIAAHWAYKEGKALISKDDEKFAWLRQLMEWQQDLKDPKEFLETVKVDLFTDEVFVFTPKGDVKSLPRGATPVDFAYAIHSDVGGRCVGAKVNGKIVPLRYKMKNGDMVEVLTSPQAHPSKDWLTFVKTSRAQQRIRNFIKQQQRDKSLQLGRELAERELKRYQLNLNRLTKNGEMKKAAEVLGYRVEDDLLVAIGYGKVTPQQLLQRLVPDKVEEQREPLPPSQPASDGNGASMLPGLSRVTDLAKRLVGRQSRGGVQIGGVDDVLVRFGRCCNPVPGDPIVGFITRGRGVTVHTDKCEKALATDPERRVDVAWDIRGEYKRPVTLRILSADRPGMLSDITNTFSKKGVNISQANCRATGDDRAVNTFEVTISDLKQLTELMRSIERIQGVQSVERI; encoded by the coding sequence TTGATTCGCCTCAACGACATCCTCCAGCGGGTCGCCTCGTACCACCCGGACCCTGACCTGGACATCATCAAGAAGGCGTACGTCTACTCCGCCAAGGTGCACCAGGGGCAGCTGCGCAAGTCCGGTGAGCCCTACCTGGTGCATCCGCTGGAGGTGGCCGGCATCCTGGCCGAGTTGAAGCTGGACGAGGCCTCCATCGTCACCGGTCTGCTTCACGACACCATCGAGGACACGCTCGCCACGGCCGAGGAGCTCACCGAGCTGTTCGGCCCCGAGGTCTCCACCCTCGTGGATGGGGTCACCAAGCTCTCCAAGTTCTCGGCCTCCGCCACGCTCTCCCAGGAGGAGAAGCAGGCGGAGAACTTCCGGAAGATGATCATCGCGATGGCGCAGGACATCCGCGTCATCCTGGTGAAGCTCGCCGACCGCACGCACAACATGCGGACCCTGGACCACATGTCCGAGGAGAAGCAGGCCCGCATCGCCCAGGAGACGCTGGACATCTACGCCCCGCTGGCCAACCGCCTGGGCATCAGCTGGATCAAGACCGAGCTGGAGGACCTGTCCTTCCGCTACGTGAAGCCCCAGGACTACTTCGCGCTGCTGGAGAAGCTCAACCGGCGCAAGAAGGAGCGCGAGAAGTACATCGAGGACACCAGCGCCCTTGTCCGCACCAAGCTGGAGGAGCGCCACCTCCAGGGGGAGGTGAGCGGCCGCTTCAAGCACGTCTACAGCATCTACAAGAAGATCAAGGCGCAGGGGATCGAGTTCGATCAGATCCACGACATCATCGCCTTCCGGCTCCTCATGCCCACGGTGCCCTCGTGCTATGAGGCCTTGGGGCTGGTGCACCAGCTCTGGAAGCCGGTGCCGGGGCGCTTCAAGGACTTCATCGCCATCCCCAAGCCGAACATGTACCAGTCGCTGCACACCACGGTGATCGGCCCGCTGAGCGAGCGCGTGGAGGTGCAGATCCGCACCCCGGACATGAACAAGGTGGCCGAGGAGGGCATCGCGGCGCACTGGGCCTACAAGGAGGGCAAGGCCCTCATCTCCAAGGACGACGAGAAGTTCGCCTGGCTGCGCCAGCTCATGGAGTGGCAGCAGGACCTGAAGGACCCCAAGGAGTTCCTGGAGACGGTGAAGGTGGACCTCTTCACCGACGAGGTCTTCGTCTTCACGCCCAAGGGCGACGTGAAGAGCCTGCCGCGCGGGGCCACCCCGGTGGACTTCGCCTACGCCATCCACTCGGACGTGGGCGGCCGGTGCGTGGGCGCCAAGGTCAACGGCAAGATTGTCCCGCTGCGCTACAAGATGAAGAACGGGGACATGGTGGAGGTGCTCACCAGCCCCCAGGCGCACCCCTCGAAGGACTGGCTCACCTTCGTCAAGACGAGCCGCGCCCAGCAGCGCATCCGCAACTTCATCAAGCAGCAGCAGCGCGACAAGAGCCTGCAGCTGGGCCGCGAGCTGGCCGAGCGTGAGCTCAAGCGCTACCAGCTCAACCTCAACCGGCTGACGAAGAACGGCGAGATGAAGAAGGCCGCCGAGGTGCTCGGCTACCGGGTGGAGGACGATCTGCTGGTGGCCATCGGCTACGGCAAGGTGACGCCGCAGCAGCTCCTCCAGCGCCTGGTGCCCGACAAAGTGGAGGAGCAGCGCGAGCCCCTGCCCCCGTCGCAACCCGCCTCGGACGGCAACGGCGCATCCATGCTGCCGGGGCTGTCGCGCGTCACGGACCTGGCCAAGCGGCTGGTGGGCCGGCAGAGCCGCGGCGGCGTGCAGATTGGCGGCGTGGACGATGTGCTCGTGCGCTTCGGGCGCTGTTGTAATCCCGTGCCAGGAGACCCCATCGTGGGCTTCATCACCCGTGGGCGCGGCGTCACCGTGCACACGGACAAGTGCGAGAAGGCCCTCGCCACGGACCCGGAGCGCCGGGTCGACGTCGCCTGGGACATCCGCGGCGAGTACAAGCGCCCCGTCACCCTGCGCATCCTCTCCGCGGACCGGCCGGGCATGCTGTCGGACATCACCAACACCTTCTCGAAGAAGGGCGTCAACATCTCCCAGGCCAACTGCCGGGCCACCGGGGATGACCGCGCGGTGAATACCTTCGAGGTCACCATCTCCGACCTCAAGCAGCTCACCGAGCTGATGCGCTCCATCGAACGCATCCAGGGCGTGCAGTCCGTCGAGCGCATCTGA
- a CDS encoding DNA integrity scanning protein DisA nucleotide-binding domain protein, whose amino-acid sequence MTEGKKFDREFLRSALSLAARNDVNHFLYICDTPIAPEDLRGRPARRKLIYAVTSDKIAQEYIHRQLRALVIPAYDYSRTERVKVALVSALSQGAFKEGDLVLCMTGKVGRPPDTLMQMHIGGSLDDRVAIEGVKLGDEFNSQVVDALIQLALQIGQEGFEGHPIGTIITIGDHTTVLEKSRQMTINPFQGLSEAERNVLDPKIREAIKNFSVLDGAFIIREDGVVLAAGRYLSATDESVKIPLGLGARHAAAAGITSTTHCISLVVSQTSGAVRLFKGGNIVLELHQTARRT is encoded by the coding sequence GTGACGGAGGGTAAGAAGTTCGACCGGGAATTTCTGCGCTCAGCCCTCTCGCTGGCCGCGCGGAATGACGTCAACCACTTCCTCTACATCTGCGATACCCCCATCGCCCCGGAGGATCTGCGCGGCCGGCCCGCCCGGCGCAAGCTCATCTACGCGGTGACGTCGGACAAGATCGCCCAGGAGTACATCCACCGGCAGCTCCGGGCGCTGGTCATCCCCGCCTACGACTACTCGCGCACCGAGCGGGTGAAGGTGGCCCTCGTCTCCGCGCTCTCGCAAGGAGCGTTCAAGGAGGGCGACCTGGTGCTGTGCATGACGGGCAAGGTCGGCCGCCCCCCGGACACGCTCATGCAGATGCACATCGGCGGCTCGCTGGATGACCGGGTGGCCATCGAGGGCGTGAAGCTGGGCGACGAGTTCAACTCGCAGGTGGTGGACGCGCTCATCCAGCTGGCGCTGCAGATTGGCCAGGAGGGCTTCGAGGGCCACCCCATCGGGACGATCATCACCATCGGCGACCACACCACCGTCCTGGAGAAGAGCCGGCAGATGACCATCAACCCGTTCCAGGGCCTGTCCGAGGCGGAACGGAACGTGCTGGATCCGAAGATCCGCGAGGCCATCAAGAACTTCTCGGTGCTGGACGGGGCCTTCATCATCCGCGAGGACGGGGTGGTGCTGGCCGCGGGCCGCTACCTGTCCGCCACGGACGAGAGCGTGAAGATTCCTCTGGGGCTGGGCGCCCGGCACGCCGCCGCGGCGGGCATCACCTCCACCACCCACTGCATCTCGTTGGTGGTGAGCCAGACCTCCGGGGCCGTCCGCCTCTTCAAGGGCGGCAACATCGTCCTGGAGCTGCACCAGACCGCGCGCCGCACGTAG
- a CDS encoding DsbA family protein: MKANVIVALVVGLVLGFFGGRAASGSKSNEGSAPTAAAPSQPSAPAKPARPADSAVFKVPIENSPVKGSPEALVTMVEFSDYQCPFCSRADATVKKLQEEYGNKLRVVMKQNPLSFHPRAKPAALAAMAAGEQGKYWEYHEKLFANARALEDADLEKYASEIGLDVARWKKDLSKESFQQTITRDQALAGQLGANGTPAFFINGRLLSGAQPAERFKALIDEEYGKAEALVKAGTKPADVYAAIIAKGQERAAPPPAAAPQAATVRKVDVPNDSPSFGPKDAKVTIVEWSDFECPFCSRVTPTLSKIKETYGKDVRVVFRHQPLPFHANAKLAAEASMAANEQGKFWEYHDKLFSNQKALDRASLEKYAQELKLDLGKFKSALDSGKFRAKVEADATAGSAVGANGTPTFFINGRQLVGAQPFEAFKTAIDEEKGKAEKVLAGGVKPENLYAKLMEDAANAPPPSAPEEAEPAVQKIEVGNAPVKGPANAPVTIVAFSDFECPFCSRVVPTLKQLEEGYKGKIRVAFKNQPLPFHANAKTAAAAALAANEQGKFWEYHDKLFANQKALDRASLERYAEELKLDMGKFKSALDSGKFTAQIEAESAEGTRVGANGTPTFFINGRTLVGAQPPDAFKRVIDEELKKAEGVAKDVK; the protein is encoded by the coding sequence ATGAAAGCCAATGTCATTGTGGCCCTTGTAGTGGGCCTGGTGCTCGGATTCTTCGGCGGCAGGGCCGCCTCGGGATCCAAGAGCAATGAGGGCAGCGCCCCCACGGCCGCCGCCCCGTCTCAGCCCTCCGCACCCGCCAAGCCGGCCCGGCCCGCGGACAGCGCCGTCTTCAAGGTTCCCATCGAGAACTCCCCCGTCAAGGGCAGCCCCGAGGCGCTCGTGACGATGGTGGAGTTCTCTGACTACCAGTGCCCCTTCTGCTCCCGCGCCGACGCCACGGTGAAGAAGCTCCAGGAGGAGTACGGCAACAAGCTGCGCGTGGTGATGAAGCAGAACCCGCTGTCCTTCCACCCCCGCGCCAAGCCCGCCGCGCTGGCCGCCATGGCCGCCGGTGAGCAGGGCAAGTACTGGGAGTACCACGAGAAGCTCTTCGCCAACGCGCGCGCCCTGGAGGACGCCGACCTGGAGAAGTACGCCTCCGAGATCGGCCTGGACGTGGCCCGCTGGAAGAAGGACCTCTCCAAGGAGAGCTTCCAGCAGACCATCACCCGGGATCAGGCCCTCGCGGGCCAGCTGGGCGCCAACGGCACCCCGGCCTTCTTCATCAACGGCCGCCTGCTGTCCGGCGCGCAGCCCGCCGAGCGCTTCAAGGCCCTCATCGACGAGGAGTACGGCAAGGCCGAGGCCCTCGTGAAGGCTGGCACCAAGCCCGCCGACGTGTACGCCGCCATCATCGCCAAGGGCCAGGAGCGCGCCGCGCCTCCTCCGGCCGCCGCCCCCCAGGCCGCCACCGTCCGCAAGGTGGACGTGCCCAATGACTCGCCCTCCTTCGGCCCGAAGGACGCCAAGGTGACCATCGTCGAGTGGTCCGACTTCGAGTGCCCGTTCTGCAGCCGCGTCACCCCCACGCTCTCGAAGATCAAGGAGACGTACGGCAAGGACGTGCGCGTGGTGTTCCGCCACCAGCCGCTGCCCTTCCACGCCAACGCCAAGCTGGCCGCCGAGGCCTCCATGGCCGCCAACGAGCAGGGCAAGTTCTGGGAGTACCACGACAAGCTCTTCTCCAATCAGAAGGCCCTGGACCGCGCCTCGCTCGAGAAGTACGCCCAGGAGCTGAAGCTGGACCTGGGCAAGTTCAAGTCCGCCCTGGACAGCGGCAAGTTCCGCGCGAAGGTCGAGGCGGACGCCACGGCCGGCTCCGCGGTGGGCGCCAATGGCACCCCGACGTTCTTCATCAACGGCCGCCAGCTCGTGGGCGCCCAGCCCTTCGAGGCCTTCAAGACGGCCATCGACGAGGAGAAGGGCAAGGCGGAGAAGGTGCTCGCCGGCGGCGTGAAGCCGGAGAACCTCTACGCGAAGCTCATGGAGGATGCGGCCAACGCCCCGCCTCCGTCCGCCCCCGAGGAGGCCGAGCCCGCCGTGCAGAAGATCGAAGTGGGCAACGCGCCGGTGAAGGGCCCCGCCAACGCGCCGGTCACCATCGTCGCCTTCTCGGACTTCGAGTGCCCGTTCTGCAGCCGCGTGGTGCCCACGCTCAAGCAGCTGGAGGAGGGCTACAAGGGGAAGATCCGCGTGGCCTTCAAGAACCAGCCGCTGCCCTTCCACGCCAACGCCAAGACGGCCGCCGCCGCCGCGCTGGCCGCCAACGAGCAGGGCAAGTTCTGGGAGTACCACGACAAGCTCTTCGCCAACCAGAAGGCCCTGGACCGCGCCTCGCTGGAGCGCTACGCCGAGGAGCTGAAGCTGGACATGGGCAAGTTCAAGTCCGCCCTGGACAGCGGCAAGTTCACCGCGCAGATCGAGGCGGAGTCCGCCGAGGGCACGCGCGTGGGCGCCAACGGCACCCCGACGTTCTTCATCAACGGCCGCACGCTGGTCGGTGCGCAGCCGCCGGACGCCTTCAAGCGCGTCATCGATGAGGAGCTGAAGAAGGCCGAGGGCGTGGCCAAGGACGTCAAGTAG
- a CDS encoding FHA domain-containing protein: MSQLLLSALAVVCPNCDGHNPPRSATCGLCGTALGEAPPPRAAPARPAPSAARPGAGPAAAGARPTAVPASSKPSEAASARPSENVPPGLRPSAGRTPSPTSAGIPVEAAGASPVPANLPGRTGGGPAAQPRTSASARPPPTGAVERPAPPVPEAPPTARPAPAARPAPAASRFGLSIVAGAGRGQRYKLPASNCVVGRSRGAILLPEDPFVSALHATFLVKEGALFVRDETSASGVYVTIPGTEAIAPRTLFSAGLRLFRFSGRIEAPVNLPGQPVIYGAPMPLGQSLYAVEEILMGGRAGRAVVSAATLLTIGQAHCDLSYPQDEGLAGRHCELSPTPTGAMLRDLSGGLGTYVRIPAAIERPLRQGDRVRIGQHVFQVEALG, from the coding sequence ATGTCACAGCTCCTGCTGTCCGCTCTTGCCGTGGTCTGCCCGAACTGTGACGGCCACAACCCGCCCCGCTCGGCCACCTGCGGCCTGTGTGGGACCGCTCTCGGCGAGGCGCCCCCACCCCGTGCCGCCCCCGCCCGCCCTGCCCCCTCGGCCGCTCGCCCGGGTGCCGGGCCTGCCGCCGCCGGGGCCCGCCCCACGGCCGTTCCAGCTTCCTCCAAGCCTTCCGAGGCCGCCTCGGCCCGGCCCTCCGAGAACGTTCCGCCCGGCCTGAGGCCCTCCGCGGGCCGCACACCTTCCCCTACCTCTGCCGGTATCCCGGTCGAAGCGGCCGGGGCCTCGCCGGTCCCGGCGAACCTGCCGGGACGGACGGGAGGCGGCCCCGCGGCACAGCCCCGGACCTCGGCTTCTGCCCGGCCGCCCCCCACGGGAGCCGTCGAGCGCCCCGCGCCTCCCGTTCCGGAGGCGCCCCCCACCGCCCGTCCCGCCCCGGCGGCCCGCCCCGCCCCGGCCGCCTCGCGGTTCGGGCTGAGCATCGTGGCCGGCGCGGGCCGGGGGCAGCGCTACAAGCTGCCCGCGAGCAACTGCGTGGTGGGCCGCAGCCGGGGGGCCATCCTCCTGCCGGAGGATCCATTCGTCTCCGCGCTCCACGCCACCTTCCTGGTGAAGGAAGGGGCGCTCTTCGTGCGCGACGAGACCAGTGCCTCGGGCGTCTACGTCACCATCCCGGGCACGGAGGCCATCGCGCCCCGCACGCTCTTCAGCGCGGGCTTGCGGCTCTTCCGGTTCAGCGGGCGCATCGAGGCGCCGGTGAACCTGCCGGGGCAGCCCGTCATCTATGGCGCCCCCATGCCGCTGGGACAGTCCCTCTACGCGGTGGAGGAGATTCTCATGGGCGGGCGCGCGGGCCGGGCGGTGGTGTCCGCCGCGACGCTGCTCACCATCGGGCAGGCGCACTGCGATCTCAGCTACCCCCAGGATGAGGGGCTCGCGGGCCGCCACTGCGAGCTGAGCCCCACGCCCACGGGGGCGATGTTGAGGGATCTCTCGGGCGGCCTGGGGACCTACGTCCGCATTCCCGCCGCCATCGAGCGGCCCCTGCGCCAGGGAGACCGGGTCCGGATCGGCCAGCACGTCTTCCAGGTGGAAGCGCTCGGCTGA
- a CDS encoding RidA family protein, which translates to MARKTVHSDSAPQAIGPYSQAVQADAGKMIFLSGQIPLDPKTMELVQGDAAVQAERVMQNLKAVLAAAGADFSHVVRCTIFLIDLGDFSKVNEVYGRFFTGAPPARVTVQVSALPRGAKVEIDAIAVL; encoded by the coding sequence ATGGCGCGTAAGACCGTTCACTCCGACAGTGCCCCGCAGGCCATTGGCCCCTACTCGCAGGCCGTTCAGGCCGACGCCGGGAAGATGATCTTCCTGTCCGGGCAGATTCCCCTGGATCCGAAGACGATGGAGCTGGTGCAGGGCGATGCCGCCGTGCAGGCCGAGCGCGTGATGCAGAACCTGAAGGCGGTGCTGGCCGCGGCCGGGGCCGACTTTTCCCACGTGGTGCGCTGCACCATCTTCCTCATCGACCTGGGTGACTTCAGCAAGGTGAACGAGGTGTACGGGCGGTTCTTCACCGGCGCCCCGCCGGCCCGCGTCACCGTGCAGGTGTCGGCCCTGCCGCGCGGCGCCAAGGTGGAGATCGACGCCATCGCCGTGCTGTGA
- a CDS encoding FHA domain-containing protein, whose protein sequence is MTYCQRCDSENSDEATLCQACGAPMRSGTLVMAVSQLAPRPQVSIRVVRADGGPESVVKMQRDTLTCGQQYGDLVLSDDPFVMPQQARFFFSGAHLAVEDVGGANGVFVRLRQERELPTGGELRLGRQRLVLEPIPTASTGPGGAQIWGSPDVGYRLRLVQLLEGGMRGAAFPLKEGDNLLGREHGDITFPTDGFVSGRHAVLNVRQDQLTVRDVGSSNGTFIRLAGPSFVDNGDHFLIGRQLLRVELQMNG, encoded by the coding sequence ATGACTTACTGCCAGCGCTGTGACAGCGAGAATTCCGACGAGGCCACCCTCTGCCAGGCGTGTGGCGCCCCGATGCGGTCCGGCACCCTGGTGATGGCCGTCTCCCAGCTTGCTCCCCGCCCCCAGGTGTCCATCCGCGTGGTCCGCGCGGACGGCGGCCCCGAGTCCGTCGTGAAGATGCAGCGCGACACGCTCACCTGCGGCCAGCAGTACGGGGACCTGGTGCTGTCGGATGATCCCTTCGTCATGCCCCAGCAGGCGCGCTTCTTCTTCTCGGGCGCCCACCTGGCCGTGGAGGACGTGGGAGGGGCCAACGGCGTCTTCGTCCGCCTGCGCCAGGAGCGCGAGCTGCCCACCGGGGGCGAGCTGCGGCTGGGCCGGCAGCGGCTGGTGCTCGAGCCCATCCCCACCGCCTCGACGGGGCCCGGGGGGGCGCAGATCTGGGGCTCGCCGGATGTGGGCTACCGGCTGCGGCTGGTCCAGCTGCTGGAGGGGGGCATGCGCGGCGCCGCCTTCCCGCTCAAGGAGGGCGACAACCTGCTGGGCCGCGAGCACGGGGACATCACCTTCCCCACGGACGGCTTTGTCTCCGGGCGCCATGCCGTACTGAACGTGCGGCAGGATCAACTCACGGTCCGGGACGTGGGCTCCTCGAACGGAACCTTCATCCGGCTGGCGGGCCCGTCATTCGTGGACAACGGCGACCACTTCCTCATTGGCCGCCAGCTGCTCCGGGTCGAGCTTCAGATGAACGGCTAG
- a CDS encoding serine/threonine-protein kinase — MLCPSCGADARESSKYCPACGSSLVRTVAEADEYIGKTLAKKYRVEALIGEGGMGKVYRSRQLVLDKPVVLKVLRQSLLSDERTVARFQREAKAASRLNHPNSISILDFGQAEDGALFIAMEFVPGEDLHQLLVREWPLPEARVIRLVSQVLSALSDAHGAGVIHRDLKPENIMVEQRRNETDFVKVLDFGIAKITDSSGEDGPALTRAGFVCGTPEYMSPEQARGASLDHRSDLYAVGVLLYQLVTGLLPFESDSAVGFATKHLTEEPPPPSKRRPEARISVGMERLILRALSKDPDDRPANAEAFKAELHALEIRERRRAEPAPRRPAAAPAPMASPVLAPLPRRGTGGSHLATQPRAFTDWGSNEATVRAVPEIIQTTPNPMPSSDKLEEAPAPAARDTGGGLHFFKLLTLALVLAAGVMAYLYFFNGSTEATPYSIPKNAPVPQKGDAQTQGLDPYRPLYDQEIPPAARDEAKSRAAELEGDRQFQHGSLGMTATQYKEAFRFNPTPALSLKLGEVYWQQEHPGEARAWWSRHLRDARTSAARPYIEEQLKSVASASP, encoded by the coding sequence TTGCTCTGCCCCTCTTGCGGCGCTGACGCCAGAGAATCCTCCAAGTACTGCCCGGCCTGCGGCTCGTCCCTCGTGCGCACGGTGGCCGAGGCCGATGAGTACATTGGCAAGACGCTGGCGAAGAAGTACCGGGTGGAGGCCCTGATCGGTGAGGGCGGCATGGGCAAGGTGTACCGCTCGCGCCAGCTCGTGCTCGACAAGCCCGTGGTGCTCAAGGTGCTGCGCCAGTCGCTGCTGTCCGACGAGCGCACCGTGGCCCGCTTCCAGCGCGAGGCCAAGGCCGCCAGCCGCCTCAACCACCCCAACTCCATCAGCATCCTGGACTTCGGCCAGGCCGAGGACGGCGCGCTCTTCATCGCCATGGAGTTCGTGCCCGGGGAGGACCTGCACCAGCTCCTCGTGCGCGAGTGGCCCCTGCCCGAGGCGCGCGTCATCCGCCTCGTCAGCCAGGTGCTCTCCGCCCTGTCGGACGCGCACGGCGCGGGCGTCATCCACCGGGACCTCAAGCCCGAGAACATCATGGTGGAGCAGCGCCGCAACGAGACGGACTTCGTGAAGGTGCTGGACTTCGGCATCGCCAAGATTACGGACTCCTCGGGCGAGGACGGCCCGGCGCTCACCCGGGCCGGCTTCGTGTGCGGCACCCCGGAGTACATGTCCCCGGAGCAGGCCCGGGGCGCGTCGCTGGACCACCGCTCGGACCTCTACGCGGTGGGCGTGCTGCTCTACCAGCTCGTGACGGGGCTGCTGCCGTTCGAGTCGGACTCCGCGGTGGGCTTCGCCACCAAGCACCTCACCGAGGAGCCGCCGCCGCCGTCCAAGCGGCGGCCCGAGGCGCGCATCTCCGTGGGCATGGAGCGGCTCATCCTCCGGGCCCTGTCCAAGGATCCGGACGACCGGCCCGCCAACGCGGAGGCCTTCAAGGCCGAGCTGCACGCGCTTGAGATCCGGGAGCGGCGCCGCGCCGAGCCCGCTCCCCGGCGGCCCGCCGCCGCGCCCGCACCCATGGCCTCGCCCGTGCTCGCGCCCCTGCCGCGCCGTGGGACGGGCGGCAGCCACCTGGCCACCCAGCCGCGCGCCTTCACGGACTGGGGCTCCAACGAAGCCACCGTCCGCGCGGTGCCGGAGATCATCCAGACGACGCCCAACCCCATGCCCTCCAGCGACAAGCTGGAGGAGGCGCCCGCGCCCGCCGCGCGGGACACCGGGGGCGGGCTCCATTTCTTCAAGCTGCTCACCCTCGCGCTGGTGCTCGCCGCGGGGGTCATGGCCTACCTCTACTTCTTCAACGGCAGCACGGAGGCCACCCCCTACTCGATTCCGAAGAACGCGCCGGTGCCCCAGAAGGGGGATGCCCAGACGCAGGGGCTGGATCCCTACCGGCCGCTCTACGACCAGGAGATTCCCCCGGCCGCCCGCGACGAGGCGAAGTCGCGCGCGGCCGAGCTGGAGGGAGACCGGCAGTTCCAGCACGGCAGCCTGGGGATGACGGCCACCCAGTACAAGGAGGCCTTCCGGTTCAACCCCACGCCCGCGCTGTCCCTCAAGCTGGGCGAGGTCTACTGGCAGCAGGAGCACCCCGGCGAGGCGCGGGCCTGGTGGTCCCGTCACTTGAGGGATGCACGCACCTCCGCGGCCCGGCCCTACATCGAGGAGCAGCTCAAGAGCGTCGCCTCGGCGAGTCCCTGA
- a CDS encoding ABC transporter ATP-binding protein, with translation MSEPAIELFQVSKRFGAKVAVNAVTLSVPQGQVYGLIGPNGAGKTTTFSMMCGYLYPSEGHLKVLGVNPTHPGALKGKLGALPQDAILPPGWETGTLLTYWARLSGLPFPEREAHEALDKVGLAEAWTVQTQALSHGMAKRAAMAQALMGQPPLVLLDEPTAGLDPRIAAQVRQVIRDMKGRQTVVVSSHNLQELEELCDGAAILDRGTLAQAGTMSELTSQGAEFRVQIARGDIIPPELTQLPGVTAARMESPGVLLVRFDGQAHRPEEVISRTVAHLLQTGVLILGVSRGRSLEDRVLQIL, from the coding sequence GTGAGCGAACCCGCCATCGAGCTGTTCCAGGTCAGCAAGCGCTTCGGCGCGAAGGTGGCGGTCAACGCCGTGACGCTGTCGGTGCCCCAGGGCCAGGTGTACGGGCTCATCGGGCCCAACGGCGCGGGCAAGACCACCACCTTCTCGATGATGTGCGGCTACCTCTACCCCTCCGAGGGCCACCTGAAGGTGCTGGGGGTGAACCCCACGCACCCAGGCGCCCTGAAGGGCAAGCTGGGCGCCCTGCCCCAGGACGCCATCCTTCCGCCTGGCTGGGAGACCGGCACCCTGCTCACCTACTGGGCCCGGCTGTCGGGGCTCCCCTTCCCCGAGCGGGAGGCCCACGAGGCCCTCGACAAGGTCGGGCTCGCGGAGGCCTGGACGGTGCAGACCCAGGCGCTCTCTCACGGCATGGCCAAGCGGGCCGCCATGGCCCAGGCGCTGATGGGGCAGCCCCCTCTGGTGCTCCTGGATGAGCCCACCGCCGGCCTGGACCCCCGCATCGCCGCCCAGGTGCGCCAGGTCATCCGCGACATGAAGGGCCGCCAGACCGTCGTGGTGTCCAGCCACAACCTCCAGGAGCTGGAGGAGCTGTGCGACGGGGCCGCCATCCTCGACCGGGGCACGCTCGCCCAGGCGGGCACCATGTCGGAGCTGACCAGCCAGGGCGCGGAGTTCCGCGTGCAGATCGCCCGGGGGGACATCATCCCCCCCGAGCTCACCCAGCTTCCGGGCGTCACCGCCGCGCGCATGGAATCTCCGGGCGTGCTGTTGGTGCGCTTCGATGGCCAGGCCCACCGCCCGGAGGAGGTCATCAGCCGCACGGTGGCCCACCTGCTCCAGACCGGGGTGCTCATCCTGGGCGTCTCCCGGGGCCGGAGCCTGGAAGATCGCGTCCTTCAAATTCTTTGA